Part of the Pseudomonas sp. ADAK13 genome is shown below.
ATGTTGACGCACAGGCTGAAGTTCAACGGGTCCACCAGGCCCTCGGCGATCAGCCGGGCGAACGTCCCGCAGGCCTCGTCGAGGATCCAGGTGCCTACTTCCAGAATCAGCCCGCTGTCTTCCAGCACCTTGATGAATTCCGTCGGCGATTGCGCGCCCAGTTGCGGGTGCTGCCAGCGCACCAGGGCTTCAGCGCCGACGATCCGGTTGCCCCGGGCATCCACCTGTGGCTGGTAGTGCACGCTGAATTCACCGCGAGACAAGGCCAGGCGCAGGTCGGTTTCCATGCGCAGCCGCTCGCTGGCGGTTTTCTGCATGCTGTTGTGGAACATCTGGGTGGTGTTGCGTCCGGAATCCTTGGCCCGGTACAGGGCGATGTCGGCGCGCTTGAGCAAATCCGCCGGGGTGGAACCGTGATCGGGAATCAGTGCCACGCCAATGCTCGGGGTGACCTGCAGGCGGTGGCCGTCGAGAAACATCGGTTCGGATAACAGTTCGCGCAGGGTATCGGCCAGCTCCTGGACCTGAGCGCTGACTTGCTGGCGCGTACCTTCCAGGCCGCTGAGCAGCACCACAAACTCATCGCCTCCCAGGCGGGCCACGGTGTCTTCCATGCGCACGCTGGCTTCGAGGCGCGCGGTGACGATCTTCAGCACCGTGTCGCCCACCGGGTGGCCGAGGGAATCGTTGATGTGCTTGAAGTGGTCCAGGTCGAGAAACAGCAGCGCGCCCCGCAGGTTGTGGCGCTTGAGCAGGGCGATCTGCTGGCTCAGGCGGTCCATCAGCAAGGCTCGGTTGGGCAGGTTGGTCAGCGGGTCGTGATAGGCCAGGTGGCGAATCTGCGCCTGGGCGTTTTTCAGCAGGCTGACGTCCCGGGCGGTCAGCAGCAGGCACGGGGTTTCATTGAGGGTGATGGGTTCCACCGACACTTCAACCGCCAGCACGTCGCCGCGCTTGTTGTGCCAGAGCATTTCCAAGTGATGAATGCGGCCCTTGATCTGCAGCTCGGCCAGCAGTGCGGCACGCTGGTTTTCATCGGCCCAGATACCGATCTGGTACAGCGTCAGGCCAATCGCCTCTTCGGCGCGGTAGCCGGTCAGGCGGCAGAAGCCGTCATTCACTTCCACGTAGCGCCCGGTATCGCGCTCGGTGATCGACACGGCGTCGGGGCTGGAGTGAAAGGCCTTGGCGAATTTCTCTTCGCTGGCCTTGAGCGCCGCTTCCGAGCGTTGCTGCTGGGTGATGTCCCGCAGGGTGGTGACAATGCAGGGCTGGTCGCCGACCTGGATCAGACGGCTGGAAATCACGCACGTCAGCGTCTGGCCGTTTTTGTGATGGACGATGATTGCCACGTTGCTCAGGGCCTGTTCGCGAATCACCTGCTCGATGCGTTGCAGGCGCTGGCTGGACTCGTCCCACAGGCCGATGTGTTCTGCGTTGTTGTTGATCACCTCGGCGGCGGTCCAGCCGAAGGTTTGGGTGAAGGCCGGGTTGATCTCGATGAACTGCCCGGTTTCCAGGCGCGTGACGCAAATCGGGTCGGGGCTGGCGAGGAACAGGCTGGCAAATTTTTCTTCCGAGGCGATCAGGCGTTGCTCGCGCTCAACCTGGTCGGTGATGTCCAGCAGGGTCCCGGCCATGCGCAGCGGCACGCCCAGGTCATCGCGATAAAGGCGGGCGCGGCTCTCCAGGTAGCGGGAGCTGCCATCTTCCAGTTGCACGCGATAGGTCAGTTGGTAGTTGCCCGCCGGGCCTTCCCGCAGGGTGCGGTAGGCGTTGCGCATGTTCTCGCGCTCTTCATCGGGCATGCCTTCAAAAAAGGCGTCGAAGGATTCGTGGAACGGTTGGGGTTCCAGGCCGTGTAATTGGGCGGCGCGGGCCGAGCCGTAGAGCATGCCGCTGGGAATGTGCCAGTCCCAGGTGCCCAGCTGTGCCGAGTCCAGGGCCAGGTCGAGGCGTTCCTGGCTGTCCTTGAGGGCTTGCTCGGCATTCTTGCGCTCAGTGGTGTCGAGGAAGGTGCTGATCAGATAGTCCTCGCCGTCCAGCTCGACTTTTTGGGCGCTGAGGGTACCGTCGTGGATTTGCCCGTTGCTGGCGCGAAACTGCACCTCCATGGTGATAGGGGTGCCTTTGCGCTGGGTGGCCTTGATCAGCAGTGCGCGTTGCTCGGGATGCACCCAGAGGCCCAGGTCGAGGGTGCTGCGGCCGATGGCATCGGCCAGCGGCCAGCCGAACAGGCTTTCGAAGTACTGGTTGGCTTCGCTGATCAGACCGTCGGCCTGACGGGTCAGCAGTACCATCAGCGGGCACAAGTGAAACAGCGTGGCGAAGCGCTTTTCCGAATGGCTGAGGGCGTGCTCACGCTCGCGTTGCTGGGTGATCTCGCGGATCACTCCGATCATCCGGCGGCGACCGGTCTTTTCCGGCTGCAGGCTACCGTTGATTTCCAGCCAGTGCAGGCTGCCATCCGGCCATTGGATGCGGTGATGCATGGCCTGGGCGAACGGTTCGCCCGCCAGCACCGCGTGAAACGCCCGCACCACTTTGGCCCGGTCTTCGGCGGGCAGCAGGTCGAGGTATTCCAGGTCCTTGGGCAGCGGCTGGCGGGGATCGAAGCCAAACAATGC
Proteins encoded:
- a CDS encoding EAL domain-containing protein, which produces MRNPVDTVPPLPRIYALDPQEAEQSWDSAPQLLAALNAARLGAWSWDIDTGRISWSRGTQALFGFDPRQPLPKDLEYLDLLPAEDRAKVVRAFHAVLAGEPFAQAMHHRIQWPDGSLHWLEINGSLQPEKTGRRRMIGVIREITQQREREHALSHSEKRFATLFHLCPLMVLLTRQADGLISEANQYFESLFGWPLADAIGRSTLDLGLWVHPEQRALLIKATQRKGTPITMEVQFRASNGQIHDGTLSAQKVELDGEDYLISTFLDTTERKNAEQALKDSQERLDLALDSAQLGTWDWHIPSGMLYGSARAAQLHGLEPQPFHESFDAFFEGMPDEERENMRNAYRTLREGPAGNYQLTYRVQLEDGSSRYLESRARLYRDDLGVPLRMAGTLLDITDQVEREQRLIASEEKFASLFLASPDPICVTRLETGQFIEINPAFTQTFGWTAAEVINNNAEHIGLWDESSQRLQRIEQVIREQALSNVAIIVHHKNGQTLTCVISSRLIQVGDQPCIVTTLRDITQQQRSEAALKASEEKFAKAFHSSPDAVSITERDTGRYVEVNDGFCRLTGYRAEEAIGLTLYQIGIWADENQRAALLAELQIKGRIHHLEMLWHNKRGDVLAVEVSVEPITLNETPCLLLTARDVSLLKNAQAQIRHLAYHDPLTNLPNRALLMDRLSQQIALLKRHNLRGALLFLDLDHFKHINDSLGHPVGDTVLKIVTARLEASVRMEDTVARLGGDEFVVLLSGLEGTRQQVSAQVQELADTLRELLSEPMFLDGHRLQVTPSIGVALIPDHGSTPADLLKRADIALYRAKDSGRNTTQMFHNSMQKTASERLRMETDLRLALSRGEFSVHYQPQVDARGNRIVGAEALVRWQHPQLGAQSPTEFIKVLEDSGLILEVGTWILDEACGTFARLIAEGLVDPLNFSLCVNISPRQFRQNDFVERVERSLRTHQLPFTLLKLEITEGIVIQNLDDTISKMRRLKKLGVSFAMDDFGTGYSSLTYLKRLPVDALKIDQSFVRDATHDPNDAEIIRAIVAMARSLNLEVIAEGVETPEQLAFLQGLGCHLYQGYLHSRPVPAEGFRQLLL